In Alicyclobacillus macrosporangiidus CPP55, a single window of DNA contains:
- a CDS encoding threonine ammonia-lyase, translating into MTQHPEVTWEDIVAASRRIAPYAVRTPLLYAQALSRRAGTDVYLKCENLQRTGAFKVRGALNMVLALREQPNPPRGVITASSGNHGQAVAYAASLVGLPCTVVVPETVMPVKERAIRGYGARVIRCGTMSSQRIERAEQLAREEGLAFVPPYDHPWVVAGQGTAGLEIAEDLPGVRTVFVPVGGGGLASGVATALKARIPGVRVVGVEPELANDTYLSLQAGHPVDIGETKTIADGLRTNHPGHYTFPIVQKRVDAIALVSEDTIRTAVVQLLESCKILVEPSGATSVAAVIAAAERGELLDGPVVCVLSGGNMELSMLAEWLR; encoded by the coding sequence ATGACACAGCACCCGGAAGTGACATGGGAAGATATCGTGGCGGCCAGCCGGAGGATTGCGCCCTACGCGGTGCGCACACCGCTTTTGTATGCGCAGGCCTTATCGCGGCGGGCCGGCACGGATGTGTACTTAAAGTGCGAGAACTTGCAGCGGACGGGGGCATTCAAGGTCCGCGGCGCGTTGAACATGGTGCTGGCGCTGCGGGAGCAGCCGAATCCACCCCGCGGGGTCATCACGGCTTCGTCGGGCAACCATGGGCAGGCGGTCGCTTACGCCGCGAGCCTGGTGGGCTTGCCGTGCACGGTGGTGGTGCCGGAGACGGTGATGCCGGTGAAGGAGCGGGCCATCCGAGGTTACGGGGCGCGCGTGATCCGGTGCGGGACGATGTCTTCCCAACGGATCGAACGGGCAGAACAGTTGGCCCGCGAGGAAGGGTTGGCGTTCGTCCCGCCTTACGATCACCCGTGGGTCGTCGCCGGCCAGGGGACGGCCGGCCTGGAGATCGCGGAGGACCTTCCCGGGGTGCGGACGGTGTTCGTACCGGTGGGCGGAGGCGGCCTGGCGTCCGGTGTGGCGACGGCGCTGAAGGCGCGCATCCCAGGGGTGCGCGTGGTGGGCGTCGAACCGGAGCTGGCCAACGACACTTACCTGTCGCTGCAGGCCGGACATCCGGTGGACATCGGGGAGACGAAGACCATCGCGGACGGGCTCCGCACCAATCACCCGGGGCACTATACGTTCCCGATTGTGCAAAAGCGGGTGGATGCCATCGCGCTGGTCTCGGAGGACACCATCCGCACCGCGGTTGTCCAGTTGCTGGAGTCGTGCAAGATCCTCGTCGAGCCTTCCGGCGCCACATCGGTGGCGGCCGTGATCGCGGCGGCGGAGCGCGGCGAGTTGCTGGATGGGCCGGTGGTGTGCGTGCTGAGCGGTGGGAACATGGAGCTGTCGATGTTGGCGGAATGGTTGAGGTGA
- a CDS encoding LysR family transcriptional regulator yields the protein MHPLYETFVQVVEQETMVKAAEALHLTQPTLTRQVRQLEAQLGVPLFDRVGKRLVLNRAGELVYRYAKRYLREDRRMREELRTLTDPEAGTVSIGAGLTPSIYLLPPVLAAYRARHPGVRFEVRTGSSREVLELLEAREIDLAVVTTVEAGREDLETQPLWRDDLLLVAAPDSDVARAGRLQLTDLGRWPAVLMGSGSGLRDWVNELAARHGLDLDIAMETDSLESISRLVQLGVGWSVLPRSSAEGDVASGRLAVVVLTDVDLGARTVTLVTRRDSLLPACAARFAASLSGMRAGDGAAGAPGTEGV from the coding sequence TTGCATCCGTTGTACGAGACGTTCGTGCAGGTCGTTGAACAGGAGACGATGGTCAAGGCGGCGGAGGCGCTGCACCTGACGCAGCCCACGTTGACCCGCCAGGTACGGCAGCTCGAGGCGCAGTTGGGGGTTCCGTTGTTCGATCGCGTCGGTAAGCGACTGGTCCTCAACCGGGCGGGGGAGCTGGTGTACCGTTACGCCAAGCGGTACCTGCGCGAAGACCGGCGGATGCGCGAGGAGCTCCGGACCCTGACCGACCCGGAGGCCGGGACGGTCAGCATCGGCGCAGGGCTCACCCCGTCCATCTATCTGCTGCCACCCGTCCTGGCCGCCTACCGGGCCCGGCACCCCGGGGTACGGTTCGAGGTTCGAACCGGCTCCTCCCGGGAGGTGCTGGAGTTGTTGGAGGCCCGGGAGATCGATCTCGCCGTCGTCACCACCGTCGAGGCGGGGCGCGAGGACTTGGAGACGCAGCCCTTGTGGCGTGACGACCTGCTGCTGGTGGCGGCGCCGGACAGCGACGTGGCGCGGGCCGGGCGCCTCCAGCTCACCGACTTGGGGCGCTGGCCCGCGGTCCTGATGGGGAGCGGATCGGGCCTGCGGGACTGGGTGAACGAGCTGGCCGCTCGGCATGGGCTCGATCTCGACATCGCCATGGAGACCGACAGCCTCGAGAGCATCAGCCGCCTCGTGCAGCTGGGCGTCGGGTGGTCGGTGTTGCCGCGCTCGTCGGCGGAGGGCGACGTCGCTTCCGGGCGGTTGGCGGTGGTGGTGCTTACGGATGTGGACCTCGGTGCGCGCACGGTCACGCTGGTGACCCGGCGGGACAGCCTGCTGCCCGCGTGCGCGGCGCGGTTCGCGGCCTCCTTATCCGGGATGCGCGCGGGGGACGGCGCCGCGGGAGCGCCGGGAACGGAGGGCGTGTGA
- a CDS encoding adenylosuccinate synthase, translating into MRVVHAVVGAQFGDEGKGKMVDYFAVQADMVIRYQGGGNAGHTIVNEYGKFALHLVPSGIFNPKTVCVLGTGVVIHPMNLVKELRTLQEAGISTDNLVISERAHLVLPYHVWQDRYEEQVRSAKVGTTLQGIGPAYQDKTGRFGIQMGEMRDVAHFRRRLEEAFRLKLEKMPGMRETSGSFEEMWNELMAAREVLLPHIQDTLPVVRAAVEAKQYVLLEGQLGVMRDLDWGVYPFVTSSNPISGFTSVGAGVPPTAIQRVTGITKAYTTAVGEGPFPTELNDAVGQHLRDQGGEYGATTGRPRRCGWLDLPALRYGAWLNGYTDLALMKLDVLSGLEEVAVCTGYELDGQVYDLPLPAYQLERATPRYERLPGWTEDLSCCRAFDELPEAAQNYVAYVEQAVGVPVKYVSVGPERNQTIVR; encoded by the coding sequence ATGCGTGTGGTTCACGCCGTCGTGGGGGCGCAATTTGGCGACGAGGGCAAGGGGAAGATGGTGGACTACTTCGCCGTCCAGGCGGACATGGTGATCCGCTACCAGGGCGGGGGCAACGCTGGCCACACCATCGTCAACGAGTACGGAAAATTCGCATTGCATCTGGTGCCCTCTGGCATCTTCAATCCGAAGACCGTGTGCGTCCTCGGCACCGGCGTCGTCATCCACCCGATGAACTTGGTCAAAGAATTGCGGACCTTGCAGGAGGCGGGCATTTCCACGGACAACCTGGTCATCTCGGAACGGGCGCACCTGGTGCTGCCCTATCACGTCTGGCAGGACCGGTACGAGGAGCAGGTCCGATCGGCGAAGGTGGGTACGACGCTCCAGGGCATCGGGCCGGCGTACCAGGATAAGACCGGCCGCTTCGGCATCCAGATGGGCGAGATGCGCGATGTCGCCCACTTCCGCCGCCGGCTCGAGGAGGCGTTCCGGCTCAAGTTGGAAAAGATGCCGGGAATGCGGGAGACGAGCGGATCGTTTGAAGAGATGTGGAACGAGCTGATGGCTGCCCGGGAGGTTCTGCTGCCGCACATCCAGGACACGCTGCCCGTCGTCCGAGCAGCGGTGGAGGCAAAGCAGTACGTCCTCCTGGAGGGGCAACTCGGTGTGATGCGCGATCTCGACTGGGGCGTGTACCCGTTCGTCACGTCTTCCAACCCCATCAGCGGGTTCACCAGTGTCGGCGCCGGCGTACCACCGACGGCCATCCAACGGGTGACCGGCATCACCAAGGCGTATACCACGGCCGTCGGGGAAGGGCCCTTCCCGACCGAGCTGAATGACGCCGTGGGACAACACCTGCGGGACCAGGGCGGCGAGTACGGCGCCACCACCGGCCGCCCGCGCCGCTGCGGCTGGCTGGATCTGCCCGCGCTGCGCTACGGGGCGTGGCTGAATGGCTACACGGACCTGGCGCTGATGAAGCTGGATGTCCTGAGCGGCCTGGAGGAAGTGGCGGTGTGCACGGGCTATGAGCTGGACGGCCAGGTGTACGACCTGCCGCTGCCCGCCTACCAACTGGAGCGCGCGACACCGCGGTACGAGCGGCTCCCCGGTTGGACCGAAGACCTGTCCTGCTGCCGTGCGTTCGACGAGCTGCCGGAAGCGGCCCAAAACTACGTGGCGTACGTGGAACAGGCCGTCGGCGTCCCGGTGAAATACGTCTCAGTGGGGCCAGAGCGGAACCAGACCATCGTGCGCTGA
- a CDS encoding class I SAM-dependent methyltransferase has protein sequence MAIREPNRLEVWEETRDRVTPGEETWDRVTPDEDERDRTVSGDVRPYDERHFGQTFVHSNYRADLRAPRPQEWPRFIETGQVRDWSVLTWKDVGRPFRVENYASGKRLWEEQNGDRMSVRTSWQMFNRSFHRLFMQNVPEERRRLRRQLWERAIQFQWAGVGELLEEYEQLALWNYTHRVQDAIWDPRGKRGLFEGLGLERPRILFLGAADGYEAMQLYAMYPEGEAVLVDYDEFCATDRFGKFPEHYPFLGFNPATGSPRVWYKDQMNLSFLVEDIRNLPFGREFDVVLSVGLLEHFPDEFKPECIDFHRRFLKPGGIAILTTPRLQWKSRLFYHVMAEAMNYTYRELMTVQQMGLYLYENGFEILRHGIIKAHNGIVARPR, from the coding sequence ATGGCCATTCGCGAGCCGAACCGGCTGGAGGTGTGGGAGGAGACGCGGGATCGGGTGACACCCGGTGAGGAGACATGGGACCGGGTGACCCCCGATGAGGACGAGCGGGATCGAACGGTGTCCGGCGACGTCCGTCCGTACGATGAGCGGCATTTTGGGCAGACGTTTGTCCATTCGAACTATCGCGCGGACCTTCGGGCGCCGCGGCCGCAGGAGTGGCCGCGGTTCATCGAGACCGGACAGGTGCGGGACTGGTCGGTGTTGACGTGGAAAGACGTGGGCCGGCCCTTCCGGGTGGAGAACTACGCGAGCGGAAAGCGGTTGTGGGAGGAGCAAAACGGCGACCGGATGTCGGTGCGGACCTCCTGGCAGATGTTCAACCGGTCGTTTCATCGGCTGTTCATGCAGAATGTGCCCGAGGAGCGGCGCCGGCTGCGGCGGCAGTTATGGGAGAGAGCCATCCAGTTCCAGTGGGCGGGGGTGGGTGAGCTATTGGAGGAGTACGAGCAGCTGGCGCTATGGAATTACACCCACCGCGTGCAGGACGCCATCTGGGACCCGCGAGGAAAGCGCGGGCTGTTCGAGGGGCTTGGCTTGGAACGGCCGCGCATCCTGTTCCTCGGGGCCGCGGATGGGTACGAGGCAATGCAGCTGTACGCCATGTACCCGGAGGGCGAGGCGGTGTTGGTGGACTACGACGAGTTCTGTGCCACCGATCGCTTCGGCAAGTTTCCCGAGCACTACCCGTTCCTCGGCTTCAATCCGGCCACGGGAAGCCCGCGGGTATGGTACAAGGATCAGATGAACCTGTCCTTCCTGGTGGAAGACATCCGCAACCTGCCGTTCGGGCGGGAGTTCGACGTGGTCCTGAGCGTCGGGCTGTTGGAGCATTTTCCGGATGAGTTCAAGCCGGAGTGCATCGATTTTCACCGCAGGTTTTTGAAGCCCGGCGGGATCGCCATCCTCACCACGCCGCGGCTGCAGTGGAAGTCCCGCCTGTTCTACCACGTGATGGCGGAGGCGATGAACTACACCTACCGCGAGCTGATGACCGTGCAGCAGATGGGCCTTTACCTGTACGAGAATGGCTTCGAGATCCTGCGGCACGGGATCATCAAGGCGCACAACGGCATCGTCGCGCGGCCACGGTGA
- the tenA gene encoding thiaminase II, with protein MSFTASLRQAADTLWEESFRHPFVSELAAGTLAVEKFAHYVQNDAYYLQVFAQVQAMAAAKSGDLASLGRLAAHAQATVEAELALHQTFFGMLGIERDPLFLPAPTNHRYTTHLLTVAHRGTVGEIIAAILPCYWLYWEIGQRYKDSRPNHPIYDKWIQTYGDEWFGTLVNEQIEWLDALAEAAPEAERFRMRRHFLISSTYELEFWNMAYTLERWPFEESR; from the coding sequence GTGTCATTCACCGCATCCCTCCGCCAGGCGGCGGACACCCTCTGGGAGGAGAGCTTCCGCCACCCGTTCGTGAGCGAGCTCGCTGCCGGGACCTTGGCGGTGGAGAAGTTCGCCCACTATGTCCAAAATGACGCCTACTACCTGCAGGTCTTCGCTCAGGTTCAGGCGATGGCCGCCGCCAAGTCGGGGGATCTCGCGTCTCTCGGCCGCCTGGCCGCCCACGCGCAGGCCACGGTCGAGGCGGAACTCGCGCTGCATCAGACGTTTTTCGGCATGCTCGGCATCGAGCGCGATCCCCTGTTTCTGCCCGCCCCGACCAACCACCGCTACACAACGCACCTCCTGACCGTGGCCCACCGCGGGACGGTCGGGGAGATCATCGCCGCCATCCTGCCGTGCTACTGGCTCTACTGGGAGATCGGCCAGCGATACAAAGACAGCCGTCCCAACCATCCGATTTACGACAAGTGGATCCAGACGTACGGCGACGAGTGGTTCGGGACATTGGTCAACGAGCAGATCGAGTGGCTCGATGCCTTGGCGGAGGCGGCCCCGGAGGCGGAGCGGTTCCGGATGCGGCGGCATTTCCTCATTTCCAGCACGTACGAGCTGGAGTTTTGGAACATGGCGTACACGCTCGAGCGCTGGCCCTTTGAGGAATCGCGGTGA